A stretch of Trichomycterus rosablanca isolate fTriRos1 chromosome 8, fTriRos1.hap1, whole genome shotgun sequence DNA encodes these proteins:
- the tcp11l1 gene encoding T-complex protein 11-like protein 1 → MPKEPNESTSEEDKKVASKGPEDSTGQTDASEEMLRKRIRTNTSSPHKQTPQSSPTKFLSMEELIETANSVSNMALAHEIVVNGDFQVKATEPTEGSLEKQVKEIVHKVFWDSLEKQLNDDPPVYDHAIKLVQEIKETLLSFLMPGQARLKAQIEEALDISLIQQQAENGALDIGKVAQFIINTMGAFCAPCRDEDVHMLRNITDIVPLFRSIFAVLDKMKIDMANFAVSSLRPHLLQQSVEYERKKFQEFLNKQPNALDCTRKWLQDTANTVLREAEGATAGSSVASSQLLLSLHNQAYLRLLNWNNGMDSFPETVVMDQGRFLEMQLELERLVLVASVLLIVYNGAGEAISGLPGLMDTLKNTVRVLLADMHVPSFRVDEAFTAIAEKLCLELGECLTRHGFSPFHTDRQDALKGQITAVKSLDNPIRKLVDSRIQAYLLSFLESGPHKGPPAVPGGLAPINKELEELGIRLSHLVNFNKLVYSPFYQKLLQEVLQPVAGCDT, encoded by the exons ATGCCCAAGGAACCCAATGAATCAACAAGTGAGGAGGACAAGAAGGTTGCCAGTAAAGGGCCAGAGGATTCCACAGGCCAGACAGATGCATCAgaagaaatgttacgcaaaagGATCAGAACAAATACGTCAAGTCCTCACAAACAGACCCCTCAGT CCAGTCCTACCAAGTTTTTGTCCATGGAGGAGCTGATTGAGACTGCTAATAGTGTGTCTAACATGGCTTTGGCTCATGAGATTGTGGTGAATGGTGACTTTCAAGTGAAAGCCACTGAGCCTACTGAGGGAAG TTTAGAGAAACAGGTTAAGGAAATTGTCCACAAAGTGTTCTGGGATTCTCTGGAGAAGCAGCTGAACGATGACCCTCCTGTCTATGACCACGCTATCAAACTGGTGCAGGAAATTAAAGAG ACCCTGTTATCGTTCCTGATGCCTGGCCAGGCCCGTTTGAAAGCACAGATAGAGGAAGCTCTAGACATCTCACTCATCCAGCAACAGGCAGAAAATGGAGCGCTGGACATTGGCAAAGTGGCTCAGTTTATCATTAACACCATGGGGGCCTTCTGTGCACCATGCAGAGATGAAGACGTGCATATGCTGAGAAACATCACAGATATTGTTCCACTTTTTAG GTCGATTTTCGCAGTGCTGGACAAAATGAAGATTGACATGGCCAACTTTGCTGTCAGTAGTCTCCGACCTCACCTGCTGCAACAGTCTGTGGAATATGAAAGGAAGAAGTTTCAGGAATTTCTAAACAAGCAACCCA ATGCTCTGGATTGCACCCGAAAATGGCTCCAGGACACAGCAAACACTGTACTTCGAGAAGCTGAGGGAGCCACAGCAGGCTCCTCTGTTGCCTCCTCACAGCTGCTGCTCAGCCTTCATAACCAGGCGTATTTACGACTGCTAAACTGGAACAATGGCATGGACTCCTTCCCTGAG ACAGTAGTGATGGACCAGGGCAGGTTTCTGGAAATGCAGTTGGAGCTGGAGCGGTTGGTCTTGGTGGCCTCAGTTTTGCTGATTGTGTATAACGGTGCAGGAGAGGCGATCTCAGGGCTGCCAGGCCTCATGGACACGCTGAAGAACACTGTCAGGGTTTTGCTGGCCGACATGCACGTTCC GTCCTTCCGAGTGGATGAGGCGTTCACAGCTATTGCAGAGAAGCTGTGTTTGGAGCTGGGGGAATGTCTGACTCGGCATGGATTCTCGCCCtttcacacagacagacaggatgCACTTAAAGGCCAGATTACAGCTGTCAAGTCACTAGACAACCCCATCCGCAAGCTCGTTG ATTCTAGGATCCAGGCCTACCTCCTGAGCTTCTTGGAGTCAGGCCCTCACAAGGGACCACCAGCTGTTCCTGGGGGTCTGGCTCCCATTAACAAAGAGCTGGAGGAACTTGGAATCAGACTCAGCCATCTCGTGAACTTCAACAAGTTAGTCTACTCACCGTTCTACCAGAAACTCCTGCAGGAAGTTCTTCAGCCTGTGGCAGGCTGCGACACTTAA